Below is a window of Vibrio sp. SS-MA-C1-2 DNA.
CTTAACAGTTAAATCTTTGGTTTTAAACTCTTCAAGTATGAAGAGTCTATTTGATTCACTTTATTTATTCTATTTTTATCTGGAGAGAGGGAGATCGCCTGATTATGTCAAACTCAATCATGCATTCAATGAAAGAGTGGCTACTAAAACCTGCTGAGCCTGCGATGTATGATCGTCAAATTCTTTGGATCGCATTTGCATTAATGGTCTCTGGTCTGGTCATGGTCTCCTCTGCTTCTATCTCTGTATCGATTCGACACTTTGATTCTTCATTTCATTACGCTTATCGTCATGGTATCTTTTTGGTGGGCGCACTTCTTGTTGGAACCATTACTTTAACGATCCCTGTCAATCTATGGCAGAAATATAGTTCAGCTCTTCTCGTTGTCTCAATTATACTATTGATTGCGGTTTTGATCATAGGACGCTCTGTTAATGGTGCTGTTCGCTGGCTACCTTTAGGAGTGATTAATCTTCAGCCTGCAGAGATCGCTAAACTCTCTTTATTTGTCTTTATTGCTGGTTACCTAGAGCGTCGACATGGTGAAGTTGTCAAAACGTTTCGAGGATTTTTAAAACCTTTAATGGTCTTTTTTGTTCTTGCATTTCTCTTACTGCTTCAACCTGATTTAGGTACCGTTATTGTTATGTTCGTTGCTGTGGTGGGGATGCTGTTTGTTGCAGGGGCGAAACTATGGCAGTTCCTCGGTTTAATCATGATGGGGTTAGGCAGTATCGTACTGTTGATTGTCTTTGAGCCTTATCGTTGGCGTCGTGTCACCTCTTTTCTTGATCCTTGGCAAGATGCATTTGGTAGTGGCTACCAGTTAACTCAATCATTAATGGCTTTTGGCCGTGGTGGTTGGTTTGGCCAAGGCTTAGGTAATTCGGTACAGAAGCTCGAATACTTACCAGAAGCGCATACTGACTTTGTCTTTGCTATTTTGGGGGAAGAGTTAGGTCTGATTGGCGTCTGTTTTGTGCTGTTATTGGTTTTTGCTTTAGTTGCAAAGGCGTTAATTATCAGCTGGCGTTGTCTACAGAATGATATGATGTTTAGCGGTTTTCTCTCCTTTGGAATTGGCATTTGGTTAGCATTTCAAACCATGGTTAATGTTGGTGCGGCTTCTGGTATGATTCCAACAAAAGGGTTAACTTTACCGCTAATTAGTTATGGTGGCTCGAGTTTATTAGTGATGGCTGTAGCCGTTTCTTTGTTATTACGGATTGATTTTGAGTATCGCTTAGTCACCACACAAGCTGATCCTAAATCAAATCATTCGAAGTCCGAACGATCAAAATTGAAGAGTATTGACAAAAATAGTACTCAAAATGAAACTAATTCAGATAAAGAAGAACAAATAGCAGAATGAGTAAAAAATTATTAGTAATGGCTGGTGGTACTGGCGGACATGTTTTTCCTGGTTTAGCGGTTGCTGAACAGCTAAAACAACAAGGTTGGGAAATTCGTTGGTTAGGAACGGCAGATCGAATGGAAGCCGATCTTGTCCCTAAACATGGTATTGAGATCGATTTTATTAAAGTATCGGGTCTACGGGGTCAAAGAATTGCAGGCTTAATCACGGCTCCTTTCCGTATTTTTAAAGCGATTCTTCAAGCTAAACGTTATATTAAAGCTTGGCAACCTGATGTTGTTTTAGGGATGGGAGGGTATGTGAGCGGTCCCGGTGGTGTTGCTGCTTGGTTGAGTGGAATTCCTGTTGTGTTACATGAACAGAATGCCGTTGCAGGATTAACCAATCAATGGTTAGCCAAAATAGCGAAACGTGTACTACAAGCCTTTCCAGGGGCATTTAAAACTGCTGAAGTTGTGGGTAATCCTGTACGTGAAGATGTCGTAGAACTTCCTACTCCATCGAAAAAATCTCAAGATAGACCATTACAGATCTTGGTGATGGGCGGAAGTCAGGGTGCTCGAATTCTTAATCAAACGGTTCCTTTAGCTGCCAACAAATTGGGTGATAACGCGCTGTTTTGGCATCAGACCGGTAAAGGAAATAGTCAACAAACTAAAGCTCTTTATCAAAATGCCGATAAACATCGTGTTGATGATTTTATCTATAATGTAGCAGAAGCATACCACTGGGCAGATCTAATTATTTGCCGTTCTGGTGCTTTAACTGTTTCTGAAGTTTCTGCTGCCGGGTTAGGGGCTATTTTTATCCCATTTATGCATAAAGATCGCCAACAAGCGAAAAATGCAGCACACCTTGTTGAGTCAGGTGCTGCGATTATAATTGAACAACCAGAGTTAACGGTTGATGGCTTAGTTGAGACGATTAAAAATATTGATGATGAGACACTTTTTCAAATGGCCACATCGGCGAGAAAGTCGGCTATTACTGATGCGGCAAGTCGAGTTGCCACTGTGATCTCATCACTGACAAAGAAGAATTAATCATGAAAAAATTTAACACCCAAGAGCTAGCTCAAGTTCGAGTTATTGTTCCTGAAATGCGTCGAGTTGAACGAATTCACTTCATTGGAATTGGCGGTGCTGGGATGAGTGGCATTGCAGAAGTTCTCGCCAATGAAGGTTATCAAGTGAGTGGTTCTGATATCGCTAAAAGTAGTGTTACTGAACGTTTAGAGTTTTTTGGCGCTGAGATCATGCTAGGCCACCAAGCCAGTAATGTTCTTGGTGCGAGTGTTGTTGTGACGTCGACTGCGATTCCACAAGATAACCCAGAGATTGTTGCTGCTAAAAAAGCACGTATTCCGATTGTTCGTCGTGCTGAAATGTTGGCAGAGTTAATGCGTTATCGTCATAGCATTGCTGTTGCTGGTACCCACGGTAAAACAACAACCACAGCGATGGTAACACAGATCTATTCTGATGCCGGTCTTGATCCCACATTTATCAATGGCGGTCTAGTTAAATCAGCAGGAACCAATGCAAGATTAGGAAATAGCCGTTACCTGATTGCAGAAGCCGATGAAAGCGATGCTTCTTTCTTACATCTTCAACCAATGGTCAGCATTGTGACGAATATTGAAGCTGATCATATGGAGACCTATGGCGGTGATATTGAAGTCTTGAAGCAGACGTTTGTTGATTTTCTTCATAATTTGCCATTTTATGGTTTGGCCGTAGTTTGTATTGACGATCCTATCGTCCGTGAATTGTTGCCTCGCATTAATCGTCAAGTGGTGACTTATGGTTTCTCTGATGATGCAGATGTTCAGATTATTGCTTATCAACAGAAAGGACAGCAGAGCTTTTTTACGGTTAAGAGAAAAGACCAACCGAATTTAGATATCTGTCTCAATGTTCCTGGGCGTCATAATGCGCTTAATGCAACGGCAGCTATTGCGGTTGCGGTTGAAGAAGATCTTGATGATCTCTCTATTGTTTCAGGTTTATTAGGATTTGAAGGCACGGGACGTCGCTTCGATCAGTTAGGTACCTTTGATTGTGGTAATGGTGAAGTGATGTTGGTGGATGATTATGGTCATCACCCAAGTGAAGTCGATGTCACTATTCAAGCGGCAAGAACAGGTTGGCCTGAAAAACGTTTAGTCATGATTTTCCAACCTCATCGTTATAGCCGTACTCGCGATCTTTATGACGACTTTGTGAATGTACTTGAAAACGTTGACCAGCTCTTTATTTTAGATGTTTATGCCGCAGGTGAAGATGAAATCGCTGGAGCGACTAGCCAAGATCTTTGCAACTCATTGCAACAACGAGGGAAAATTTCACCTGTATTTGTTTCTGATATCAATCAATTATCGAAATCATTAACTCAAACTTTACAAGAAGGCGACTTAGTCTTAACTCAAGGTGCGGGAAATGTGGGTACAATTGCGAAAAAACTCGCAGAACTTCGATTATCTATTGAAAAGATGAAAGAAATTTAGCAATAAGCTTAATTTAATTGAGAAATTGCACTATTATTTAAAAACGTATAGTCGGAATCAGTAAATTAGTTAGCGATTAAAAAGTTAGCTAATAAATTATTAATATGATTGAACACATGATCTCGGTTGGAGAGTTCATCATAGCTGGCTATAATCAATTCATTCTATTTGTAATAAATGATAACGAAGAATAATCAGTGATGATGTTATCGGTTGGTGCAATAGTCAGAGCGATAGCATGAAGAGAAAGGTTAAAGCTGACCCAAAGATAGAGTCTCCTATATCGTATCGTTTTCATCGATTAGGTTTCCTATTTTTTCTATCTGTTGTAGCGATGGTTGTTTTCTTGGGTTGGCGGACGGTTAATTGGATGACGGATGCAAACCGGCTTCCATTGTCAAAATTACTCATTCAAAATCAACTTCACTATACGAGTGAATCTGATATACGTTATGCAATAAGCTCTTTAGGTGGCCTAGGGAGTTTTATGACTCAGAATGTTGACGATATCCAATCTGCAATAGATCAACTACCCTGGGTTAAACAGGTTTCAGTGAGAAAACAGTGGCCGGATAAGATTAAATTATATATTCGTGAGCATCAAGCTAGTGCGATTTGGAATGATAGTGCACTGGTTAGTCCTGATGGAACCGTGTTTTTTGGTAATGCAGAAGATATCAATGATCACTCTCTTGTCTCTTTTTATGGAGATGACGCTCAAAGCGAAGTGATATTAGAAACATGGCAAAAGTTGTCTGCAATATTTGCACAAGATCAACTATCAATTAGTCAAGTTTGGCTATCACCGCGGTACTCTTGGCGAGTGAAGTTAAATAATCAAATTGAACTGGAGTTGGGACGCAGTCAATTAGTTGCAAAAGTTGAGCGCTTTATGGTTCTCTATCCTCAACTACCAAACCGGCAACTGATTGAGCATGTTGACTTGCGTTATGATACAGGGGCGGCTGTTAAGTGGTTACCTGACACCGACAAAAAATAAAATGAGATTTAGTACCAAATGACAAAAGCAACAGATAAAAAACTCATTGTAGGATTAGACATTGGTACATCGAAGGTTGCCGCATTAGTAGGCGAAGTATTACCTGATAATAGCGTTAATGTAATTGGTGTAGGTAGTTGTCCTTCACAAGGTATGGATAAAGGTGGTGTGAACGATCTTGAATCTGTCGTGAAGTCAGTACAAAGGGCGATTGATCAAGCAGAGTTAATGGCAGATTGTCAGATCTCGTCTGTTTTTCTCTCTTTATCGGGTAAACACATTGAATGTCAGACTGAAGAAGGGGCATTCCCTATCTCAGATGATGAAGTGACTCAAGAAGATGTTGATAGCGTTATTCATACCGCTAAATCTGTAAAGATTAGCGATGAACATCGAATATTGCATGTTATTCCCCAAGAATTTTCGATTGATTATCAAGAGGGGATTAAAAACCCAATTGGTTTGTCAGGTGTGCGAATGAAAGTTAATGTTCACCTGATTACTTGTCATAATGATATGGCAAAAAATATTATTAAAGCGGTTGAACGCTGTAATTTAAAAGTAGAACAGTTAATATTCTCTGGATTAGCTGCAAGTACAGCAGTGCTTACGTCAGATGAGAAAGAGTTAGGCGTTTGTGTTGTTGATATTGGTGGCGGTACAATGGATATTGCCGTTTGGACAGGTGGTGCACTTCGACATACAGAAGTGATGCACTATGCTGGTAATGCAGTGACGGGTGATATTGCTTATGCATTTGGTACGCCATTAGGTGATGCTGAAAGTATTAAGGTGAAGTATGGTTGCGCATTGAGTGAATTGGTCAGTAAAGATGATAAAGTCGACGTTCCAAGTGTTGGTGGTCGACCATCTCGTAGTTTACATCGCCAAACATTAGCTGAGGTCATTGAGCCGAGGTATAGTGAGTTATTTGGTCTAGTTAATGCTAAATTAACAACTATACAAGAACAATTAAGAGAGAAAGGTATTAAACACCACTTAGCCGCAGGTATCGTTTTAACAGGCGGTGCATCTCAAATTGATGGATTAGTGGATTGTGCTGAACGAGTATTTCAAAATCAAGTTAGAGTAGGGCAGCCAATAGGCTTAACTGGTTTAACTGATTATGTGCAAGTTCCGTTTTATGCGACAGGCGCAGGTTTATTACATTACGGAAAAGATATCCAACTGGAGGATGAAAGCGTATCAGAACAAAAAGGATCTGTGACGAGCGTTTTTTCAAAATTAACCGGTTGGCTTAAAAAAGAATTTTAATCAAACTCTAATGAGAATGATGGAGATAACAGATGTTTGAACCAATGATGGATGTATCTGACGAAGCAGTCATTAAAGTCGTAGGTGTAGGTGGTGGCGGCGGTAATGCCGTTGAGCATATGGTACGTGAATCAATTGAAGGCGTACAATTTCTAACCGTGAATACTGATGCTCAAGCATTAAGGAAAACCAGTGTTAGTCATGTGATACAAGTTGGCTCTACCATTACAAAAGGTCTAGGTGCGGGTGCAAACCCACAGGTAGGTCGCGAAGCAGCACTAGAGAATAGAGAAGAGATCAAAGCAGCATTAGAAGGTGCTGATATGGTCTTTATTGCCGCTGGAATGGGGGGCGGTACCGGCACGGGGGCCGCACCAGTTATTGCTGAGGTCGCTAAAGAGCTTGATATTCTTACTGTAGCTGTTGTCACTAAACCTTTCAATTTTGAAGGCAAAAAACGTTTAGCCTTTGCAGAGCAAGGTATTGATGAATTATCAAAGCACGTTGATTCATTAATTACTATACCGAATGAAAAGCTACTTAAAGTATTAGGTCGTGGGATTTCGCTACTTGATGCATTTGCAAAAGCCAATGATGTTCTTAAAAATGCCGTTCAAGGTATTGCAGAACTGATTACTCGCCCTGGTCTGATTAACGTCGATTTCGCCGATGTGCGTACCGTGATGTCAGAAATGGGACATGCAATGATGGGTAGTGGCGTTGCGAGTGGTGAAGATCGTGCAGAAGAGGCTGCTGAAATGGCAATTTCAAGCCCACTTCTAGAAGATATTGATCTTGCTGGTGCTCGCGGAGTGCTTGTTAATATTACTGCTGGCTTTGATCTTCGTTTGGATGAGTTTGAGACTGTTGGTAACACGGTTAAGGCATTTGCTTCAGATAATGCGACGGTTGTTGTTGGTTCTTCGTTAGATCCTGATGTATCAGATGAGCTACGAGTAACTGTAGTGGCTACTGGTATCGGTAATGAGAAGAAACCTGACATTACTTTAGTTGCTGGAGCTCCAAAAACTCAACCTGTGACTCCAGCACCAGTTGAAACACCGGTAGCACCTAAAGTAACCCCGACTATTGAGCCTAAAAAACAGGCACCTAGCGTTGGTGGTACAACAAGTACAGCGAAGAAAAGTGAACCTAAAAGTGAGCCTGATTACTTAGATATTCCTGCATTTCTTCGTAAACAAGCAGACTAAATAATCGTCAAATTTGTATTTTATATAAATGGCGTGTTATTATAGACGACCGCTTATTATTAGGTGGTCGTTTTTGTATACCGAGTAATTTTATATTTCGTGAGAGTAAAAGTTGATGATTAGACAACGTACGCTAAAAACTATTGTTCAAGCAACTGGAGTGGGTTTACACTCTGGTCGTAAAGTGACGCTGATCCTTCGACCTGCTGCAGCGAATACAGGTATTATTTACCGTCGAACGGATCTCGAGCCAGCAGTCGATTTTAAAGCGGATGCAAACTCAGTAAGAGATACTATGCTATGTACTGCACTGGTTAATGATGACGGTGTTCGTATCTCAACAGTTGAGCACTTAAATGCTGCCCTAGCTGGAATGGGAATCGATAATGCTATTATTGAGGTTGATGCGCCAGAAATTCCAATCATGGATGGTAGTGCCAGCCCATTTGTCTATTTAATTCAATCAGCGGGTATTGATGTATTAAATAGTCCGAAGAAATTCATCCGTATTAAGAAAACGGTTCGTGTTGAAGATGGCGATAAATGGGCAGAACTTCGTCCATATAATGGTTTCCGTCTAGATTTTGCGATTGATTTTGCACACCCTGCAATTGATGGCGAACAACAGAGCTTAGTGATGGATTTCTCAACTCAAGACTTTATCAAAAATATCAGCCGTGCTCGTACTTTTGGCTTCATGCGTGATATTGAGTATTTACAATCTCAAAACCTCTGTTTAGGTGGTAGCTTTGATAATGCAATCGTTCTGGATGATTACCGAATCTTAAATGATGATGGTCTTCGTTATGATAATGAGTTTGTTAGTCACAAAGTATTAGATGCTATTGGCGATCTCTTCATGTGTGGACACAGTATTGTTGGTGAAGTTCGCGCCTATAAATCAGGCCATGCACTCAATAATCAATTACTACGTGCAGTTCTTGCTAATCAAGAAGCGTGGGAATGGACAACTTATGAAGATGAAGCTAAATCACCTGTTGCGTTAATTAACCCTGCATTATTGTTTAATTAAATTAATTAGTTAATTAAACTGAATGGGTGACATTGATCCCGTGGTTGTGGGTATATCCTATTACTAAGGTTTCAATAATATACTCTTCATACTTGAAGTCGCTAGGTTGTTGGCTGCACTCGTTCGCCCCAATCATAGAGTACACCTATACTCATGGGGCCTCACTCATTTGCCGCCTACTAGCAACTCCAATTATTTCAGGTATAAATATAGTGAGATTTTCTTTGGTAACTACATGTTATTATTGATATCTCACTATTTTTTTATCTTTTTTTTGTCATTGTCTTTTTTGATACTATTTTTTGACTGAATTTATAGCGGTTATTTTTTCTTCTGACTCATCGCTGCAATCCTTTCTAATCTAACTTTAATCTTTTCTGGTGCATTTTCTGCTACCATCCGCAGATATTCGGCAGATTGTTCACTGATTGGCTCTCTCTTTTTTTCAGTCTGTTTCTTAATGACTGTTTGATTCATTAAGCTAGGATTTATTTTTAATTCGATACTAACTAACGAAGGTAGATCAGAGTATCTAAGTTTTGAGATAAGATCGAGGCGTTGATAATTGAGTCGTGTTAACCATGCTGAAGAGGCAACTTCAATAATCAATGTATTGTTACGGTAGTTTGCGATGTGACAATAAGCTTGAGCTTCTGGTGGTAGATGCTTCAACATAGTTTTGTTTAATTTAGCCAAAGCAACTGCGCGTTGTTGGATATTTGCTAACCCCGATTTCTCCATTAATTTATCGGTTGTTTTCGGTCTATGGTCACGCATAACAGTACCTATTAGTCGATTTAAGTAGAAAATTATTGATCAAACTCTACTAATTAGCTGATTAAGCATAGTCGCCACTAGCGAGATCGCTTATTATATAGTGATTAAGTTCATATTGTTGTAAATATAATAAAGATCTACAAAATCTATCTTGAAAATAAGCAGATAGAGCCCAATATAACAATTAGCGCTTTAATATACATTGAGTGTATAAAAAATTAATATACTACGCCTACAAAAGTAGTGCCTTATAAGTATTCCATCAATCGGCTGATTATAGCTGGATAAACCAAGAGAACACGACAACGCCATGTTATCAAAATTGCTTACCAAGATTGTCGGTAGCCGAAATGACCGAACACTTCGTCGTCTACGTAAAATCGCAGACCAAATTAATAAATTAGAACCAGAGTTTGAAAGCTTAGCGGATGAAGAGCTAAAAGCTAAAACCGTCGAATTTCGTCAACGCTTAGATGACGGTGCGAACCTTGATTCACTATTACCAGAAGCATTTGCAACGGTTCGAGAAGCTTCTCGCCGTGTATTTGGCATGCGCCATTTTGATGTTCAGCTTATAGGTGGAATGGTCCTTAACGATTGTGAAATCGCAGAAATGCGCACTGGTGAAGGTAAAACTTTAACAGCCTCTCTTCCTGCCTATCTTAATGCCTTAACTGGTAAAGGCGTCCACATCGTTACCGTCAATGATTACCTAGCAGCGCGTGATGCAGAAACTAACCGCGAGCTATTTGAGTTCTTGGGTATGACGGTTGGGATCAACCTTTCTGGAATGGACCCTTCGGCGAAGAAAGAAGCTTATGCGGCTGATATCTTATATGGAACTAACAATGAATTTGGTTTCGATTATCTACGCGACAATATGGCATTCCGTGCTGAAGACCGTGTACAACGTGAGCGTTATTTTGCTGTTGTCGATGAAGTTGATTCCATCTTAATTGATGAAGCTCGTACTCCTCTGATTATTTCAGGTCCAGCTGAAGATAGCTCAGATATGTATACCCGTATCGATGCACTGATCCCTCTACTTGAAAAACAAGATCAAGAAGACAGTGAAGAATATCGTGGTGAGGGTCACTATACTGTTGATGAAAAATCAAAACAGACCCACCTAACAGAGAATGGTCAGGAGTTTATCGAAGAACTTCTACAAAAGCATGGCATGATGGAAGAGGGGGATACGCTTTATTCTCCAGCAAACATCAGTTTACTTCACCATGTCAATGCCGCACTCCGAGCTCATGCGTTATTTGAACGAAATGTTGATTATATCGTACAAGATAATGAAGTTGTTATCGTCGATGAGCATACAGGTCGAACAATGCCAGGTCGTCGTTGGTCTGAAGGTCTACACCAAGCAGTTGAAGCGAAAGAAAAGGTGAAGATCCAGAATGAAAACCAGACATTAGCATCGGTCACTTTCCAGAATTACTTCCGTCTTTACGAGAAGTTATCAGGTATGACGGGTACTGCTGATACAGAAGCATTCGAATTCCAATCTATCTACAACTTAGAAACGGTGGTTGTTCCAACCAACAAACCGATGATGCGCGATGATATGGGTGATTTGGTCTATATGACTGAAGCTGAAAAATTCGATGCGATCATTGCTGATATTCAAGAGCGAGTGGTGAAAGGTCAGCCGATTCTTGTTGGTACCGTTTCTATCGAAAAATCAGAGTTGCTTTCAAATGCTCTGAGCAAGATGAAGATTAAGCATGAAGTCTTAAATGCCAAATTCCATGAGAGAGAAGCCGATATTATCGCTGATGCGGGTTCTGCGGGCGCAGTGACTATCGCAACGAATATGGCGGGTCGTGGTACAGATATCGTTTTAGGTGGTAGCTGGAAGAGTAAAATTGAAAAGCTGACAGATCCAACTGAAGAACAGATTGAAACAATTAAAGCTGAATGGCAAAAAGATCACGATGCGGTAATCGAAGCGGGTGGCTTACATATTATTGGTACTGAGCGTCATGAATCACGCCGTATTGATAACCAGTTACGCGGTCGTTCTGGTCGTCAGGGTGATGCAGGTTCTTCACGTTTCTATCTATCGATGGAAGATAGCTTAATGCGCATCTTCGCCTCTGATCGTGTATCAAACATGATGAAGAAGCTGGGTATGGAAGAAGGTGAAGCGATTGAGCACCCTTGGGTAACCAAAGCGATTGAGAATGCACAGCGTAAAGTTGAAGGTCGTAACTTTGATATTCGTAAGCAACTACTTGATTTTGATGATGTCGCGAATGACCAGCGTCAGGTGGTTTATGAACTACGTGATGAGCTGATGGAAACTGATGATATCAGTGAAATGTTGGCAGCCAACCGTCAAGATGTTTACAGTGATGTGATCAATCAATATATTCCTCAACAATCGTTAGAAGAGATGTGGGATATTGCTGGACTAGAAGAGCGTTTGAAAGGCGACTTTGATCTAGACTTACCGATTCAATCTTGGTTAGATAACGAAGATAAGCTGTATGAAGAACTGCTTCGTGAACGTATTATTGAACAAGCGATTGAGACTTATAAAGCGAAAGAAGAGACTGTAGGTGCTGCTGTTCTTCGTAACTTCGAAAAGTCAGTGATGCTACAGACACTTGATACGCTATGGAAAGAGCATTTATCTGCAATGGATCACCTACGTCAGGGCATTCATTTACGTGGTTATGCTCAGAAGAATCCAAAGCAAGAATATAAGCGTGAATCTTTTGAACTCTTCGAAGAGATGCTTGAGAACTTGAAACTGGATGTGATTTCAGTATTAAGTAAAGTTCAGGTTCATCAGCAAGAAGAAGTTGATCGTTTAGAAGCGCAACGTCAACACGAAGCAGAAGCGATTGCTCGTAAGCAGCAATTCCAACATGCAGACGCTGAAAATCAACTTGCTGATGGCGAAGAGCATACTGCAGACCCAAGCACATTCGTTCGAGAAGAGCGTAAAGTTGGACGTAATGAGCCTTGTCCTTGTGGTTCGGGTAAAAAGTATAAGCAGTGTCATGGGAAGATTAACTAATTCAATTTGCATAAACTGAGTTAGTAAAAAGAAAAGAGTCGCCTTGAGCGGCTCTTTTTTTAGTATTAGATTTTTATTTTGATCAATTTTCAGAGGGATGAAATGAAAAAAGTGCATATTGTTATCGGGATTATTCTGAACAGCAAAAAAGATCAAGTCTTTATTACCACCCGAATGGATCGGAGTGATTTTGCTGGTTTATTAGAGTTTGCTGGTGGCAAGATAGAACAGGGAGAGACTCAAGAGCAAGCATTGCGCCGAGAATTACAAGAAGAGGTTAACATCATCGCTCAAAAGATGGAGCACTTTATGCACTTTGAGCATAAATACCCAGAAAAAGAACTGACCTTTGACGCATACATTGTGAGTGATTTTAGTGGTAAGGCTTGTGGTCACGAAGGGCAAAAAGGGGAGTGGTTAACTATTGCTGACCTTGATCCTAAACAGTTTCCCGCGGCTAATTTAGCATTGATAGAAAAACTAAAAGCCTGGGCATAAATTTAATGAGAGTCGCCGCTCATTGATAATGGCTACTCTCTTCTTACTTGAAGTTACTAGGTTGTTGGCTGCATTTGTTCGCCCAATCATATAGTGCACCTATACTCATGGGGCTTAACTCACTTACCGCTTACTCGTAACTCGAATAATTTTAAGTCTAATTCTTAAATTATTTTTCTGACCACTCTTCACCATCAGAGAGATCGGCTGCACCTGCGATATTATTTTGTTCGCTAGCCCAATCACCAAAATCAATTAATTGACACTTTTTACTACAAAAAGGTCGATAAACACTTTTTTCTTCCCAAAGTACATCAACTCGACATGTTGGGCATTTCACTCTGTTTTTAGAATCTTGATTACTTTTTGTCACAATACTACCTTACTCTGCTTACGGTTTTTTATTTCAGCGTATTTTAAATCTAATGACTAGCGAAAGACAGTGAGCTGAAAAGAAAGCTCTTCTGGTGGATGACTATCATCATTAAAAGGTAAAAAGCGAATAGCTACGCGTTTAGAGTTACCTGAAATTATTGGGTATATATCAAGTTTTGACTCAATATTTAACTGTAATAATAGCGCATCTTTAGTCTCTATATGAAAAAATCCATTCTTAGCTATATGAGTCTGTTGTTGACCTGAGGAGCGAATAAGTTGTAGTAATAGAGTGATAACTTCTCGAAGTGGTGAGAGTTGTTGCCACCACTTGTGGCTCAAGTGTTGACGCTCGATTACCGGTTTATTGAGCCAAAGATGGAATAGTGGTAAATCGAAGCTGCAACAGCCTCCGGGAATTGAAATCCGTTGTCGAACACTTT
It encodes the following:
- the ftsZ gene encoding cell division protein FtsZ — encoded protein: MFEPMMDVSDEAVIKVVGVGGGGGNAVEHMVRESIEGVQFLTVNTDAQALRKTSVSHVIQVGSTITKGLGAGANPQVGREAALENREEIKAALEGADMVFIAAGMGGGTGTGAAPVIAEVAKELDILTVAVVTKPFNFEGKKRLAFAEQGIDELSKHVDSLITIPNEKLLKVLGRGISLLDAFAKANDVLKNAVQGIAELITRPGLINVDFADVRTVMSEMGHAMMGSGVASGEDRAEEAAEMAISSPLLEDIDLAGARGVLVNITAGFDLRLDEFETVGNTVKAFASDNATVVVGSSLDPDVSDELRVTVVATGIGNEKKPDITLVAGAPKTQPVTPAPVETPVAPKVTPTIEPKKQAPSVGGTTSTAKKSEPKSEPDYLDIPAFLRKQAD
- the lpxC gene encoding UDP-3-O-acyl-N-acetylglucosamine deacetylase, whose amino-acid sequence is MIRQRTLKTIVQATGVGLHSGRKVTLILRPAAANTGIIYRRTDLEPAVDFKADANSVRDTMLCTALVNDDGVRISTVEHLNAALAGMGIDNAIIEVDAPEIPIMDGSASPFVYLIQSAGIDVLNSPKKFIRIKKTVRVEDGDKWAELRPYNGFRLDFAIDFAHPAIDGEQQSLVMDFSTQDFIKNISRARTFGFMRDIEYLQSQNLCLGGSFDNAIVLDDYRILNDDGLRYDNEFVSHKVLDAIGDLFMCGHSIVGEVRAYKSGHALNNQLLRAVLANQEAWEWTTYEDEAKSPVALINPALLFN
- a CDS encoding DUF721 domain-containing protein gives rise to the protein MRDHRPKTTDKLMEKSGLANIQQRAVALAKLNKTMLKHLPPEAQAYCHIANYRNNTLIIEVASSAWLTRLNYQRLDLISKLRYSDLPSLVSIELKINPSLMNQTVIKKQTEKKREPISEQSAEYLRMVAENAPEKIKVRLERIAAMSQKKK
- the secA gene encoding preprotein translocase subunit SecA yields the protein MLSKLLTKIVGSRNDRTLRRLRKIADQINKLEPEFESLADEELKAKTVEFRQRLDDGANLDSLLPEAFATVREASRRVFGMRHFDVQLIGGMVLNDCEIAEMRTGEGKTLTASLPAYLNALTGKGVHIVTVNDYLAARDAETNRELFEFLGMTVGINLSGMDPSAKKEAYAADILYGTNNEFGFDYLRDNMAFRAEDRVQRERYFAVVDEVDSILIDEARTPLIISGPAEDSSDMYTRIDALIPLLEKQDQEDSEEYRGEGHYTVDEKSKQTHLTENGQEFIEELLQKHGMMEEGDTLYSPANISLLHHVNAALRAHALFERNVDYIVQDNEVVIVDEHTGRTMPGRRWSEGLHQAVEAKEKVKIQNENQTLASVTFQNYFRLYEKLSGMTGTADTEAFEFQSIYNLETVVVPTNKPMMRDDMGDLVYMTEAEKFDAIIADIQERVVKGQPILVGTVSIEKSELLSNALSKMKIKHEVLNAKFHEREADIIADAGSAGAVTIATNMAGRGTDIVLGGSWKSKIEKLTDPTEEQIETIKAEWQKDHDAVIEAGGLHIIGTERHESRRIDNQLRGRSGRQGDAGSSRFYLSMEDSLMRIFASDRVSNMMKKLGMEEGEAIEHPWVTKAIENAQRKVEGRNFDIRKQLLDFDDVANDQRQVVYELRDELMETDDISEMLAANRQDVYSDVINQYIPQQSLEEMWDIAGLEERLKGDFDLDLPIQSWLDNEDKLYEELLRERIIEQAIETYKAKEETVGAAVLRNFEKSVMLQTLDTLWKEHLSAMDHLRQGIHLRGYAQKNPKQEYKRESFELFEEMLENLKLDVISVLSKVQVHQQEEVDRLEAQRQHEAEAIARKQQFQHADAENQLADGEEHTADPSTFVREERKVGRNEPCPCGSGKKYKQCHGKIN
- the mutT gene encoding 8-oxo-dGTP diphosphatase MutT, whose product is MKKVHIVIGIILNSKKDQVFITTRMDRSDFAGLLEFAGGKIEQGETQEQALRRELQEEVNIIAQKMEHFMHFEHKYPEKELTFDAYIVSDFSGKACGHEGQKGEWLTIADLDPKQFPAANLALIEKLKAWA
- the yacG gene encoding DNA gyrase inhibitor YacG, which gives rise to MTKSNQDSKNRVKCPTCRVDVLWEEKSVYRPFCSKKCQLIDFGDWASEQNNIAGAADLSDGEEWSEK